The Gambusia affinis linkage group LG05, SWU_Gaff_1.0, whole genome shotgun sequence region GTTCtcttttttattaactttatataGCTTGAATGAAGAAATATTTGGATTTGTGCCACTTGTTTTGCAGGATTCAAATGAGTGAACCTAATATAAGAGCCCTACGTGGAGAAATGGCAGAACTCAACACACCTACTTCCCAAAAAATTGACATCAACTTTCCTCCTGGAAGGCCTACAACAGAGAACATTGAGTCACTGTGTGGCAACCAGAAACGCCGGCCTCTCTACACAACCAAGTGTCTGCCGCGCTCAGGCTACGAGCTGCTGGCCCATCAGGTGAAGACCATGAACCGCCTGGAAAAGAGATTCaagatgtgctgcagaaagaAGAATGGAGCGCTCAACTGTGCCGAACAGAAGGTACAAGAAGCTTTCAAAATACACTTTATGTCAACTGAATGATTTTGATGGaaatttctggttttgtttcagtGGCGTGAGGAGCTTAATAGGTACTGCTCGGTTAGGAATGGTGGACAGGAGTGTTGTCAGGCAGATGATCAGTACAGTTGTTTCCAGTCAATTTCTTCAGATCCACTTTATAACACGACATCTGCTGCCGAGGAACCCACACTGAACAAGATGTGTCACACCCAGATTATCAACAACAGGTGGGACTGCAGTACATTCTGGggggtttctgtttttttttctgtatttattccaCTATTGCAGAAAATCAATATTGAtgaatcttaaatatttaaagcttgacaaaaagtaaaataattttagtgaTTTACTTTCTAAAACTGAAGGTCATAGAGGTTTTATGATTGACCTATTTCAAGCgtaaattttaatttccagAGGCATAgtttaaaaacttcaaaattgtgtttctcaaaagatttaagttttttatgaaactaataaaaagatGTGTCATACAGAAATGTTCTGCTATGGCCTCCGAAGTCATGATAAAGATCGCAAATTTACCAGGTGTCTACCAGAGAGTCATTCACACCGTCCACAAGGACACAAGAAACACAAGCAGTAAAAAAGCTGCTTGTTCACAGAGTGCTGTATCTAAGTATAttaatagaaagttgagtggaaggaaacagCTTGGTAGAAAAAAGATGCACCAGCAACAAGAGTTGCCAAGGATTGAGAGAATTGTAAAGCAAAATTTATTAAAGAGTTTAGGGAAAATTCACAACTGGAGTCAGGCCTTTGAGAGCGACCACAAAAGATGGACTACAACCATTGGATTCCTTGAGTTTAAGCTAGTTCAGCACCAGAGACAACGTCAGTATTGTCTAACCTGGTCCAAGGGGCTAAAATCCAAAGTCCTCTTTTCAGGTAGAAGTAAATTTTATTAcctgtttcatttaatttggaaTTTAAAGTGAGTAACTTTGAAAGAACGAAGGGAAGGCGCAAAATACAAGGTCAAGTGTGAAGGTTTCTCTGTCAGTGAGGATTTACAGTCTTGTCATGTACTGGGTGTTAGcccagtttgtttttatcaaccCCAAGGTCAGCACAGCTGCCTACAGGAAATTGTAGAGATTTTCATGCTTCCCTCCTCTGACAAGCTTTATAaagatgctgattttattttccttcaggaCTTGCCACCTGTCCTTACTACCATAAGTACCAAAACCCGCTTACATGGCTGCTTTACCCCTTGATTAGTCAGAAAACTGACCTGAGCTTAAAATCATAGAGAATGTATAGTATGATCTGAATGCAGAAGATCATAcactcatatttatttcttttgatgaaaaaaagaaataaatatgaatgtattgaatgacaaataaataaattaatttgctaAGATAAATCAActtctcaattatttttttttagctgtactTGTATAAGCAGTAAGAATTTGGTGATATCAATAACAACGTGACCTGTGTGCAGATTTCCTGTCGGTTTTCAACTGAAGACTCGATGCTGCCCCCTGCCGGAGCAAGACAGAAGCAGTTGTTTTGAGCTAAATGTAAGTTTAAAGGACCTAATCTAAAGGAATTAGTTAAAAAACTATTCACACTAAAACGTTTTCTTGTGTTAATTAATAATCTATACCTGAATTTCTTATACTTTCCATATGGACTTTTTCTCTCAATCAAATCAGCTTGCAGAAATATCCCAGAGTCTGTGTTCATCAAACAAGTCTGGCTCTCCTGCTGTTCGCCGCTGCTGCAAGACGACTTCGCGTGAAGAGATTCCACAGTGCCTCAGCAAAAATGTCATGAAAGCCATCACCAAAGTGACTAAGAAGGgccaaaagaagaagaagatatgCCCCATCCCTTAAATGCATTCAACACTGGCAGGGAAGTACCCATTTCTGGAAATTGTAAGCTTGCTCCAGAGGTGGTTTACAGTCACTGAGCACAAACAAATACTGAAGGGATATTAAAAATGTAGATCACTTTGTTGCTACATCTACTGCTGGTGTAAAATTATCATCACATGAAAAGCTTTGCTacaagaacaaataaaactgaatgatttTTAATACATAGTTTCTAATCAGACTCTCGTCTCTGttgctgaaacactgattaCTCTTTGTTGCTGCTCTATGCatatttgaatttattcaaCTTAGATGTTTTGGTGAAACCTTAAAAAGATGTTACAAACTGAATTTTATGTGGATTTTTATCtgacagtttaataaaaacacatttgaatctTATTTGGGTTTGTTGTGAGTGACTTGACATTTTAAATCCTGGATTGTGTGAGTGACATAAAGTGCTTATGAGAAGTTTGCATACATTCCTCATTGTAGTAGTTAggaattattgatatttttaacatcttgtactaaaaatactgaaaaagaaaaaattgggTTCACAAAGATTAAatttcttttggattttctctaatccacacAAGATCCAAATAATACATACGGACCTAAATATGTCTGTATGTGTATAAATATGTGTGTACAGccaataatttaacaaaaaatgtccCTTAGCAAACTATGCGTTGGCTATAGGCTTTTTGATGCCATCAACATGGTCTAGGTATAATTGTTTTTGCATATCTGACCAATGGTCAGAAACTGACTCATTTTGATGCTGCCCCACATCACAGTTGATGCTGTGTTCTTGAAAGTTTAACTAGAAGGGACTGACCTATTTGCATTTACAGTCCTAAATGCAGTTCGTCCTAAAATTTCTACTTTAGgaagaattttttctttttcttcctaaaGTAAATACTTTAGAAACATTTCCAGCACTTATTGTCTTTTATCACTTTCATTCTATGTAGTATCACAGTGATAGTTATAGAGTGTAACAACAGCTGGGAGGACGAGTCTACTAACTTCTTTGCAGCAGTCACTGAAGTAGCTCTACAGCTTCTTGCTCAGGGTACTAAAACTGGATCGTATTAAACTTCTGGAGTCATTGATAttatttgttgtgttattaTCCCACCTTGAAAGGagaacatttgaataaaaatgtgacattgaCTTACAATGATAGTGTTAAAATTTCTTATCTGCACTGTAGAAAGTTGGTAGGACTCTGAATTAGAAACTAAAGTACTGTACATATTATTAAGTATTGAACATTGTGGTCATacataatattaatatattgatcctttatattatattttacagttgtgaaatttttatatatttatgtaatatGTTCTGATCTAGTAATTATACAATTTGAATATAGTAATacattattattagtattattagcaatagtattaataaaataactttatcaAAGCTCTGGAGGTTACTACAATTGAACTAAATAttctttctttataaaatattttttcttgggtttaaatgcagcaaaataaaaatatatttcacgTCTGTCCGCTGGGGGCGCCGGTGTGCAGGGATCAGAATTCAACCGTAGCTGCAGTTTGTGATGGTCCAGGCGTAATGGCGACTGCTGAAACAGCAGACTCGGGATCAACAGTCCCGACAGGTAACGTGTCAATTTATCTTCCTCCTTTGTTATCTGAAAACTGAGATGTAAGCAGGAAGAGGGAGCGTTATGtgattatgaaaataattccaCATGGTAGTTATGGCTTTTTGAGTTAGCATGTAGCCAGTTAGCATGGGAGATTTCATCAGAACAAATGAACGGAGTGATAGCTAGCTTAGTTAGCTGCGTAGGTAATTAACATGAGCGAAGCGTGTTTTTTTGTATTCACTATATCCTTCCATTGTTTCAAACCCGCTTTTTTCTGCATACAAAGACGcagtatgtttttgataataaaaataaatatctaggACCATTTTCACTAAGCCGGTGGTGACGTTTACCTTATAAGGGTAATGAAGCATCCTCGGCAAAAGGATAAACTCAATAATAAAGCTACTTATAAATCATAGTTTCTTCGTAACTTAAATATTCACATTAACGCCTCATGTTCCTCACTGGTTTTCGATCTGTGGTAAAGGAAAAATCCGCTCTACATTTGTCACATCCTGCCTCCGGGTCCGTTATTTTCCTCTGAGGTTTCACAGTTGACATGGTGTATCATCTAATGGATATCGATTATTATTGATTTCCTACAATCCTTTAACTAGCAACACATGCTTTCACCATTA contains the following coding sequences:
- the LOC122830609 gene encoding extracellular matrix protein 1-like isoform X1, which encodes MGSSWALVFAAASLLVLLSSACKDAETCLQREVTISPDFPSQVLEEPDSFMLQREVDLSELLNIGVERTDGKPRPRGRPSFRPRSFPPAQGYTVQFPLGRPTPDNIQAICVHADHRPRYPDSYFPPSGFSKQKRMATAVNNAESWFRTCCKGNQTWGTVGTLCCATQAWEHSVELFCEDDSSVKDRLYECCRQRGMSRLSCFNDDAQNPNYKPSEELPVREVGSSQNFHFNLNNCPRIQMSEPNIRALRGEMAELNTPTSQKIDINFPPGRPTTENIESLCGNQKRRPLYTTKCLPRSGYELLAHQVKTMNRLEKRFKMCCRKKNGALNCAEQKWREELNRYCSVRNGGQECCQADDQYSCFQSISSDPLYNTTSAAEEPTLNKMCHTQIINNRFPVGFQLKTRCCPLPEQDRSSCFELNLAEISQSLCSSNKSGSPAVRRCCKTTSREEIPQCLSKNVMKAITKVTKKGQKKKKICPIP
- the LOC122830609 gene encoding extracellular matrix protein 1-like isoform X2, which codes for MGSSWALVFAAASLLVLLSSACKVLEEPDSFMLQREVDLSELLNIGVERTDGKPRPRGRPSFRPRSFPPAQGYTVQFPLGRPTPDNIQAICVHADHRPRYPDSYFPPSGFSKQKRMATAVNNAESWFRTCCKGNQTWGTVGTLCCATQAWEHSVELFCEDDSSVKDRLYECCRQRGMSRLSCFNDDAQNPNYKPSEELPVREVGSSQNFHFNLNNCPRIQMSEPNIRALRGEMAELNTPTSQKIDINFPPGRPTTENIESLCGNQKRRPLYTTKCLPRSGYELLAHQVKTMNRLEKRFKMCCRKKNGALNCAEQKWREELNRYCSVRNGGQECCQADDQYSCFQSISSDPLYNTTSAAEEPTLNKMCHTQIINNRFPVGFQLKTRCCPLPEQDRSSCFELNLAEISQSLCSSNKSGSPAVRRCCKTTSREEIPQCLSKNVMKAITKVTKKGQKKKKICPIP